Part of the Rhizobiales bacterium NRL2 genome is shown below.
TTTGAAAGTTGGACATCTCGCCTCCCCCTGAGCGCCGCCTTGCCTCCCGCGCGGCTGCAGCTCCATCTCAATGCAGGTCGGATGGCAGCGCAAGTACCTCGGGCAGGTCGGGCCTGGCGAGCGCTGACACGTCAGGAGGTCCGGACGCTCCGGATCGCGGTCGACAATGTCGGCAGACGCCCCTTAGAGTCGAGGCAAACACGGCGCGTGCACGCGCCGTTCTCGGAGAGGACATGCCATGCCATATGCCGAAGGCCGCATCATCCACGATGCCGACAGCCACCTGATGGAGACGGCGGATTGCCTGGACCCGTACCTGGAAGAGCGCCTCAGGTTGCGTCTGCATGCGACGCCCGGCTATCTGAGGCGCAGGACCCAGCAGGAGGCGGCTGTCGAGGCCGCGAAGGCGAACCACGCCGATCCCGAGTTCCGCGCCGCCGCGAACGAGAACGTGATGCTGCGCAAGAACTACGACGCCCACGGCGCCTTCATCCGCAACGACCGCGGTGAGGCGCTGGACTACATGGGCTTCGCCAGCCAGCTTGTTTTCACCACCTTCTGCCTCGGCAATTTCGAACTCGACCAGTCCGGCGACATGGAGCTCTGCTACGCCGCCGCCAGCGCCCACAACAGGATGATGACGGATTTCTGTTCCGTCGACCGCCGGCTGCTGCCGACGGCCTATATCCCGCTGGAGGATTTCGAGCGCGCCCGCGCCTGCATGGCCGAGGCGATCGAACTGGGCGCGAAGGGCCTGATGGTGCCGTCGAAGTGCCCGCAGAACCACAGCCCCAGCCACATCGCTCTGGATCCGCTGTGGGCGATGGCCCAGGAAGCCGGCCTGCCGGTCCTGTTCC
Proteins encoded:
- a CDS encoding amidohydrolase — protein: MPYAEGRIIHDADSHLMETADCLDPYLEERLRLRLHATPGYLRRRTQQEAAVEAAKANHADPEFRAAANENVMLRKNYDAHGAFIRNDRGEALDYMGFASQLVFTTFCLGNFELDQSGDMELCYAAASAHNRMMTDFCSVDRRLLPTAYIPLEDFERARACMAEAIELGAKGLMVPSKCPQNHSPSHIALDPLWAMAQEAGLPVLFHVGGEQKLNPAYKENGLPPVKDFHGGDDNFTSVSYMPIPEAVMQTGATLIFDGVFDRFPDLRWGAIELGANWVPGWMRAMDSAAHAFIRNEERLQKLSAKPSEIVRRQFRAAPYPHEDVSWIIANAGEEVAVFSSDFPHIEGGRNPLKRFGDSLADTPRRAVERFYCDNFIDLMGRGLAEDLRRPAQISAA